From the genome of Methanoregula boonei 6A8:
GGTCGGGAACGTCGGGATGCCCATCTGTCCGAGCTGCCCGATAACCGCCATCTGCGCCGCCCCGGATTTTGAGAGTTCCGCGCCGTAGGCAAGCATCGCAGCGTTTGCCTCAGGAGATCCCAAATCAGCAAGTGCCGGGCACATCCGCGGCAGCGCAACCCGGTTCAAAAAGCCGGACGGGTCGGCGATGAGCTGGCCATACTCCTCCGGTTTCATGATCTCCTTTCCCACGAACTGCGGGTGGGAGGAAGCGTCGAGTTCCACACCGGGCCATTTCGTGTACACGTCTTTTAAGATCTGGTGGAACGGGCCGGTCATGAACCGCGCCCCTGATGCAAGCGGCGGGTTGTTCTTCATGAACGTGAGTACCATGTTCATCCCCTCAAGGCCGTTTAAGACCAGCAGCGAATCAAAGTCAAAGTCTTTGGCAGTCTTCATCGCTGCATCGTGGTTCTTCCCGTAATCGAAGAATATCTCCTGCGCCGTGTACCCCGCGTACCGCCCGTGGAAGAGATCCACCATCGCGGTGACCGGCACCCGGTCCGGCTCTTTACCCGCAATAACGGTCTCAAGCCGGGCAAGCTTCTCCCGGTAAATCTGTGCGCCGTCCATCGCTCTTCACGCCCCGGCAAGCTGCTTGATCTTCCTCACACCCACGGCCGCATCATCCGCCCATTCGTCTGCGCCGGTGTGCTCTTTTGCTTCCTCATCGCACCGCCCGCCGCCGATAATGATCTTTACCTGCGAACGGAGCCCGGCGGCTTTTATCGCATCGATGGTCTTTTTCATCGACTCGATCGCCTCGGTGAGAAGGCCGCTCATGCTCACGACTTTCGGGTGATGGTCCTGGATCGCCTTGATAAATACGGCGGGCGGCTGGTCAACGCCGATATCGATAATCTCAAAGCCCTCGGCCTCGAGGAGCGCCGAGACAATGTTCTTCCCGATATCGTGCACGTCCCCTTCCACAGTACCGACAAGGATTGTGCCCTTGCTTGCCATCTTGTGCTCGCCAAAGACCGGCTTTAAGAGGGCCATTGCCTGCGAGAGGATCTCGCCGGCCATCATGAGATCGGAGACAAAGTACCGCCCCTCCTCGAAGCGTTTGCCCACGATATCGGTAGCCTTCCTGATATCCTCAAGGATCAGGAGCGGGGCTTCCTTAGCAGCAATCCTTTGGTTCAGGAGGTCGATACAGGTGGTCTCATCGAGATCGACAAGAGCGTTGACAAAAGCATCTCGTGTGTCTGCCATGGTACACCCCTAATAATGCGGGTATTTCACAAAGCAATACTATGCCGGGGGGTTATAATAGGTTTCCACCCGTGACAGTCCCCGGCCGGGAATATTTTTTTTAAGAGCGGCGCTGTGCCGCTTCAGGAGAGATCGGGATGGACCGGAGGTATTCCCGGTTAAAGGACTTCTCCACCGAGAGCTCCACGTACTGAACCTTTGTAAGCACCGACCGGATCGCTTCGCGCTCGTGCACGGAGAGGAGCGCAAGCTGAGATCCGCCTACCGCAGTCTCCCCGGCAAACACGACACGGTCCGGGGGCACCTGCGGGAGGAGTTCAAGAGCCATCGCATTCCCGATATTTATGTGCGTGCCAAAGGAGCCGGCAAGGTACACCCGGTCGAGATTTTTCGGATCGATCCCGTACTTCTCCGCAAGGATCGTCCAGCCGGCCCGAAGCGAGCCTTTCGCAAGCAAAAATTCGTTGATGTCCTTTTCCGTGACCGTAATCTCCCGGCCGGATTCTGTCTCCTCTTTTGGCGCTACAATAAATTTCGGGACTCCGTCGGTTACGATCCGGGGATTGGCAAGGTTGGCAAACTTCCCGTTCTTTGTGATGATCCCGGCCGAGAAGAGCGAGGCCACGAGATCGATGATCCCGCTCCCGCAGATCCCCTTTGGCTTCCCGTTCCCGATCGTGGTGTACGAGACCTTCCCGTCCTCGATCTTCACAGACTCTATGGCACCGCCCACCGCTTTCATGCCCGAACTGATCTGCGCCCCTTCAAATGAGGGCCCCGAGGGGGCAGAGCAGACCACGATCTTATCGGAGTTCCCAAGCATCAGCTCCGAGTTTGTCCCGATGTCGATCACAAGGCTGCATTCCTGCCGCTCGTAAATTTTCGTGAGCATCAGGTCCGCTACTGCATCCGAGCCCACGTAGCCGGCAATAAGCGGGAGCGAGGTAACCCTTCCCTCGGGGTTGATTGCAAGCCCGAGCTCCTTTGCCGGGTAACTGACCGGCGCAGAATGACCGGGGAGGAAGGGGGAGACGCCGATGTACTTCGGGGTGATGCCCAAAAAGAGGTGGTGCATCACGGTATTCCCGTCAAAGACGATCTCGTAGATCCGGTCCTTGGAAATCTCTGTTGCCCCGCACATTTTGGCAATAAGCGTGTTGACCGTCTCCACCACGAGGTACCGGAGCCGGTACAGGTTCCCGTTGTCTTTGGCCGCAAAGGTGATCCTTGAAACCACGTCCTCGCCGTACATGATCTGCGGGTTCTCGGCATGCTCCGCTGCAAGGGTTTTCCCGGTGGCAAGGTCAACAAGGTGGCAGATGATCTTGGATGAGCCGATGTCGATCGCAACGCCATACTGCTCTGTGGTTGTGTCCCCGGCCTCCACGGTAAGGAGCCGGTCGTTCCAGATCACGGCGGTTACATCCCAGCCGGCAGAGCGCAGCGTATCGGGAAGCACAGACAGGACCGGGAGCGGGATCCCGGAGGGTACGAACGGCAGGGCAGAGACCAGCCGCTCAAGGTCCGGGCGGGTGTCCTCTAAGGTTGGCGGGAAAAGGTGACACCGGACCTTTTGTACCGCGGGAGCGAGCGCAACGTTTCCTTCGAGAGCGGTGCCGGAAATCTCCCGGGCCGCAGTCCTGCTTTCGGGAAGGACATACACGGTAGCTTTGCCGGAGAGCACCCGGGCCTGGCAGGCCAGCCGCAGTCCCCCGGCAAGCTCGGCAGCAGTGAGCTGTTTTGCCTCCTTCTGCGTGGGGGGTGCAATCGTGCCGTAGGATTTGGTGATCTGCACCCGGCACTTCCCGCAGATCCCCGAGCCGCCGCACTCGCTCCGGAGCGTGATGCCGGCGCCCCGTGAGAGTTCGAGGATGGACTGAGGGGGACCTTCAACCGTCTTCCCGTCGGGTTCGAACGTAATGGTGACCGTATCTGCCATGCGAATCCCCGGACCTAGAGCGTAACGTATTCCTTTGCCCGGTACGCGTACCGGTACGACGTGTCAATGGTAAAAACCGCAGGAAAGACGTACGCGGAATCCTCCACCGGCCCATACAGCAGGAAGTCTGCGCCAAGGATGACCGGCATCAGGTTTGCAACCACATCGGCCGAGCGCACGGCATCTTTCCCGAAAAGGTTTTTCACCCCCGACCACGTGGAGATCGCATTATGAGCCGCAGACCCGCAGGGGTACCCGAACCGGTTTTTTATCTCCATCGCGGCTTTCCCCGAAGGGGTGAGACTGGGGACGTCCATCACGAACGTATCAACAAGGATATTGGAAACGCCAATCCCTTCGAGCCGTGGCGCAAGATCGGCCACCACCGCCACCCGGTCGGCGCTGCTCGTGATCTTTTTTGTGTACGCAAGGAGGATCACGGACCGTGTCCCGTTCTTTTTGAGCGCATCAAACTCCGGCTCTTTTGTCTCGATCGAGACCGAGTTGTAGATGATCCGGTCCGAGAGCCCCGCTTCCTGTGCATACTCTGCCGCGGCAATCTTCACGTCAACGCCGGGTGAATCGATTAAAAACGGCCTGTCGCTTGCGCCCGCGACAAAATCAATGTACTTCTTGATAGCGTCGGGTGTCGAGCCCACAATATCGAGGAGCGCCGGGCAGCCGGTCTTGTCCGAGAGCTCGGCCTGCTGCTTGATCAGGGCATCGGCCGCGTCCTTATCGAAGATGCCGGCCCGCTCGTCGCTTACGATCTTATGCCGGGAATAAAAGATGCTCCCGATAAGTAATGTCGGTGTCTCGCCGGGTTGCCCGCCGATCTTCACCCCGCCTATTTGGTATTTTTTCTGCACGGCCTTAAAGAAAAACATGGGTAACGCACACAGCCTGCTGCCGAAAGGCAGCGATCTCCTTCGTATCTGTGAAAATACTATTGGGAGCCGATAAATATCTTCTGCCGGAGACCCCCGGCCGCGTCCCGGCAAGACCCGTTTTGATCTTCCGGCAATGTTGATCGATGACCGGAAACGGTACCGGCCGGCAAGAGACGTGATTGGAGGGGAACGCCGGCTGTATCCTGGATTTGTTCCCCTGTCAGGGATCAACGAGTATTCTCGTGACTTGTCAGAGGGATATTCTTATTATCATATATCCACATATACCCATGTATATGTCCCAGGTAACCACCGTGAGGATGCGGACCGATACAAAGGCGCTTCTTGATGATCTCAAACTCTCTCCACGAGAGACGTACGATGACGTGGTCCGCCGTCTGGCAGAATCTGCTTATGATGATGAGCCCATGACAAAAGAAGAGATTAAAGCAATGGAGGAAGGCATTGCAGATATCAAGGCCGGTCGCATCCGCTCGCTCCGGGACGTTATGAAGGACCTTGGCGATGACGACGTGATTTCATCAGGGACTTCGTGATTTCGTGTACCAGATCCGGTTATCGCGAAGGGCGGAAAAGGACCTGGCAGCGATCCCCCGGGAGCATCGTATCCACATTGAACAAAGACTCGAAGAATTTGCTGCACACCCTGAGGCACGTCACGATGTGGTAAAAGTCAGGGACAGCCCGAAGGTTGCCCCGCGTTACCGGATGCGGATCGGGGAATACCGGGCAACGTTCTTTATCTTTCGCGATATCCTTCTCATTGAAATTATCACCATCGGGAAAAAGAAGAACTTTGACTATTAGTCACGTTTGAGAATCCTTTTTCTTACGAACAAAGATAGTTCGTTTCCCTGCGCTCTGGAAAAAGAACAAAACTGATTGTTCATTTCCTCCGTAATCCGCACGAAAAAAAAGTTACTGGTTGATGTGGAACACTTTTGCCGGGGGAAACCCGTTGAAGTACGTTGACGAGGCAATGGAGTACGCCCCGATGTTTACCGAGTACACGAGATCGCCGATATCGAGTTCGGGGAGCTCGGCGGAGAGCGTGATCGTATCGAATGCATCGCAGGTCGGCCCGAATACGGCCGAGATCTGGCGCGGTCCTTCCTTGAAGGCAAGCACCGGGTAGGTGCAGTGGTCAAAGACCTGCCCCGAGTAGGTGTGGTACACGCCGTCGTTGATGTAGTAGCAGGGTTTGCCGTCGCGGTAGGCCTTCCCGACAACCTTTGCCACAAGCGTGCAGGCATTGGCCACTAAGAACCGCCCGGGTTCGGCAAGAATCTCCATGTCGTCCGGGAAGAGCCGGGCGATCTCCGCTTTGAGCTTGACCGCGAGTTCCTCGATGGATCGGACCTCGGGATTGTACTTCACGGGAAAGCCGCCGCCAATATCCAGGATCCGGATCTTCCTTCCGGTCCGGTGCTCGGTCTCCTCTATGATATTGGCCGAGATCTGGAGTGCCACTACGTAGTTTTCGAAATTGGTGCACTGGCTGCCTACGTGGAAACTGAGGCCCTCGACAACGAGGCCGAGATCGAATGCAGCCTTGATAAGGTCAACGGCCTCACCCGGGTCTGCCCCGAATTTGGATGAGAGCTCGACCATGGAGCCGGTGTTTGGGACCCGCAACCGGAGCACAAGGCCGGCCTGTGGCGCATGTTGCCGGATCTTTTTGAGTTCCTCGATGTTGTCAAACGTCACCAGTGGCTTGTACTGGTTGAGTTCCTCTAAGGTCTCGATGGGCTTGATCGTGTTTGCGTAGATGATCCGGTCCCAGATGAAGTCCTGCCGTTCTTTGTCCGGCATATCCTTGATGAAATTGTGCACGATCATGAACTCGGGCATGGAAGCGACATCGAAACTCGCGCCGAGATCCATAAGGGTTTTTACAATCCCGGGGTTCGAGTTCGCCTTGACGGCAAAATAGGCCTGGATTTTTGGGAAATTTTTCTTGAACTCGCGGTAGTTCTCCCGGATCTTTGCATGGTCGATCACAAAAAGGGGAGTACCTTCTTTCCTTGCCAAAGCCTGAAACATCTCGCTACTTCCGCGGTCCATATGGGATACCGCATTGTCCTGCCCGCATGCGCTGCCTGTGGTTGTCACGTCCGTTCCTCCGGTGTTGTCCGTACAGTGTGATTCATCTTACAAATAAGAAGTTTTTGAATTGCCAGACATCATCCCTGTCGAAATCGTTATCCGGGTTCTCGCGGAAATAGACCGTCCGGTTTTTTAAGGGAGTCCAGTCTGAGGGCCCGGACCAGAATTCCCCGAGGTAGGGTTTTGCAATATCCAGGACAAACTGGTGGGGCAGGTCGTCAGGCAGGCAGAAGCCTTTTTTCGGGTTCTCGATCATCCACATCACTGCGGAGACCACTCCTAGCGCGACCTGGATCGTGGTTGCGTTCTGGCCCGGTGCAAGTTTTCGAGCCTCTTCAATCGAGAGAATGCTCCCTGTCCACCATGAGTTATACGGGTGGCCCATCAGAAGTGCGCCAAGAATGTCGGACCCTTCCGAGATCTCCCGGTCGTTCATGATACGGACCCGGGACTGGAGCTCGTAGTTCCTCCCCCGCAGTTCATGGAGCGAGGCGATCGTTGCATCGCAGGGCATGTACGCGTAGTTCACGGTCGGACGGTAGATCGCTTTGCCATCCTTCCAGACCGTCCAGCGGTCGGAGATCCCGAATGCCTCGCCGTGCCGGATCACCATGCCCACGATCTCCTGCTCGGGCACCCAGGATCGGACCCAGGTGTTGATCCCCATGTGATGGATCATGATCGCGTTTTTCGGGCCGTCAGTTGGCACATGTGCACCGGGTGGCAGCTCCTTCTCGTGGGTACCCCACCCGATCTCGGCAGGGGCTGTACCCTCTTCGAGCAGCCCCTCGATGCACCAGGTGCCGACAAATTCGTCCACAATTTTTGGAAACCGGGAGATCTGGGTGTCACGCTCGGAGCAGTGGATCACCTTGATTCCGACTTCCATGGCAAGCTCGTTGAATTTCTGCTCAGCGATGAGGCGTTTGAAGCGCGCAGGATCCTCTGCAAGCCCGTCCTCGATCATCTTATGGGCGATATCAACAAGGCCCTGCTTGGTCATGTGCGAGATAAGCCCCGGGTTTGCCCCATGATCTACCACGCAGGTTGTGGAGTCTGCCCATTCCCGGGTCAGCTCCCGCAGTTTCATCTGCCGGTAGTACAGGGATTTTTCTACGGGGCTTGCCGTATAGCGCTCGCCCAGCGGGTCCCATGCCTCCACGGACGTGTTCACGTACAGCACGTTGTGGTCATGGCACCACTGGACGATCTCGCCGGCATCGATGTTCCAGGCAAGATCGACAAGGAGACCGCCCTCGCCAAGGGTTTCTGTAAGAATCGATGTAAGGTTTTCCGGGGTGATCTTCCGTTTGAGGAAACGGAGACCCCGGGTCGTATAGGCCTTGAGGTCCTGGGATTTATCTTTAAAATCAACAATCGTGATATTCTCGAGCGGAATATTGACGTGACGCAGCAGGATCGGGAGCGTACACTTGGAAACTGCGCCGTACCCGATGATCAGTACTTTGTTTTTAAAATCCATTCCAGACCTCCTGGGCTAAACGCATTAACCCGGTGTATTTTACGCGTTCTGACGTAATAAAATCATAATAAAATGTGATTTTCCCTGGGGATGAACAATTGAACTCACGGGTCCTTTTGGGAAAAAGGGAGCGTGTCCGATCACCGGTAAATCTCTTCACGTTCGGGAACCGGGATTTTCCGGAAACTGGTTTGATGGGCACCTGTCCTTGTACCATTCCCTCAGGAATACAAGGATCGTGATCAAAAACAGGCTGATCGTTTGCGGGTACGTGTCAATAATATAGGGTAGTGAATCCGACGGATCGATCCAGGGATAATACCATACGAAAAGCGGCAACAGGGAAATCAGGCCAAAAAACAGCATCTTCCCGCGATAACTGCTCTCCTTAAACAGGAAATACAGGGGGATAATAAGGATGATGAAATCATAGGGCTTTATCCGCGGGAGAATCATGAAGAGGAACAACATTCCCAGTGAGTAGAGTGCCAGTTCATTTTGCCGGTTTTTCCGGATACAATACCACGCTGCTCCTCCGATGAGGCAGACAAAGACTGCCGAGACCGCCGCTAAAGGTAAGATCCCTCCGATACCTGCCCGGGCCAGCAGATCTCCAAACATGGAAAATGGCGAGGGTGTGTTGTACCCGCCGGAGTCATAAAGGGGACTTGAAGTCCCGGTGATGGTGGCAAGGTAGGCTGATAAGAGGGACGGGCTTATCCAGAGGGTGAGAATGAAGAGGGCTGCTATCACACCGACGGACAGGAAAATATATTTCAGGCGTTCGATCCACGAACGCTTAATTATGAGATATAATGCGATAAACGGGATGGTGATAAGAGAGATCGCTCCGGCGAGGCCCATAAGTATCGATGACTGCCAGAATTTCTTTTTTACAAGCAGGGTCAGTATGCAGGAAAACAAA
Proteins encoded in this window:
- a CDS encoding ASKHA domain-containing protein, whose amino-acid sequence is MADTVTITFEPDGKTVEGPPQSILELSRGAGITLRSECGGSGICGKCRVQITKSYGTIAPPTQKEAKQLTAAELAGGLRLACQARVLSGKATVYVLPESRTAAREISGTALEGNVALAPAVQKVRCHLFPPTLEDTRPDLERLVSALPFVPSGIPLPVLSVLPDTLRSAGWDVTAVIWNDRLLTVEAGDTTTEQYGVAIDIGSSKIICHLVDLATGKTLAAEHAENPQIMYGEDVVSRITFAAKDNGNLYRLRYLVVETVNTLIAKMCGATEISKDRIYEIVFDGNTVMHHLFLGITPKYIGVSPFLPGHSAPVSYPAKELGLAINPEGRVTSLPLIAGYVGSDAVADLMLTKIYERQECSLVIDIGTNSELMLGNSDKIVVCSAPSGPSFEGAQISSGMKAVGGAIESVKIEDGKVSYTTIGNGKPKGICGSGIIDLVASLFSAGIITKNGKFANLANPRIVTDGVPKFIVAPKEETESGREITVTEKDINEFLLAKGSLRAGWTILAEKYGIDPKNLDRVYLAGSFGTHINIGNAMALELLPQVPPDRVVFAGETAVGGSQLALLSVHEREAIRSVLTKVQYVELSVEKSFNREYLRSIPISPEAAQRRS
- a CDS encoding cobalamin B12-binding domain-containing protein yields the protein MADTRDAFVNALVDLDETTCIDLLNQRIAAKEAPLLILEDIRKATDIVGKRFEEGRYFVSDLMMAGEILSQAMALLKPVFGEHKMASKGTILVGTVEGDVHDIGKNIVSALLEAEGFEIIDIGVDQPPAVFIKAIQDHHPKVVSMSGLLTEAIESMKKTIDAIKAAGLRSQVKIIIGGGRCDEEAKEHTGADEWADDAAVGVRKIKQLAGA
- a CDS encoding type II toxin-antitoxin system RelE family toxin; its protein translation is MYQIRLSRRAEKDLAAIPREHRIHIEQRLEEFAAHPEARHDVVKVRDSPKVAPRYRMRIGEYRATFFIFRDILLIEIITIGKKKNFDY
- a CDS encoding glycosyltransferase family 87 protein; the protein is MAFCILLICLAAVPLALGVSDPGSGWDYRVFMGAVQAFDHNQNPYDVANVNQYTGDNLPFTYPPHTLFFFWLLQFFAIFQSIWIYYALLVVLIIAGGYLILTLDNKPDYFFFATLIFTGFISLFWNFITGNKDVLFLFLFSCILTLLVKKKFWQSSILMGLAGAISLITIPFIALYLIIKRSWIERLKYIFLSVGVIAALFILTLWISPSLLSAYLATITGTSSPLYDSGGYNTPSPFSMFGDLLARAGIGGILPLAAVSAVFVCLIGGAAWYCIRKNRQNELALYSLGMLFLFMILPRIKPYDFIILIIPLYFLFKESSYRGKMLFFGLISLLPLFVWYYPWIDPSDSLPYIIDTYPQTISLFLITILVFLREWYKDRCPSNQFPENPGSRT
- a CDS encoding tetrahydromethanopterin S-methyltransferase subunit H family protein — encoded protein: MFFFKAVQKKYQIGGVKIGGQPGETPTLLIGSIFYSRHKIVSDERAGIFDKDAADALIKQQAELSDKTGCPALLDIVGSTPDAIKKYIDFVAGASDRPFLIDSPGVDVKIAAAEYAQEAGLSDRIIYNSVSIETKEPEFDALKKNGTRSVILLAYTKKITSSADRVAVVADLAPRLEGIGVSNILVDTFVMDVPSLTPSGKAAMEIKNRFGYPCGSAAHNAISTWSGVKNLFGKDAVRSADVVANLMPVILGADFLLYGPVEDSAYVFPAVFTIDTSYRYAYRAKEYVTL
- a CDS encoding DUF7557 family protein — protein: MSQVTTVRMRTDTKALLDDLKLSPRETYDDVVRRLAESAYDDEPMTKEEIKAMEEGIADIKAGRIRSLRDVMKDLGDDDVISSGTS
- a CDS encoding saccharopine dehydrogenase C-terminal domain-containing protein, with protein sequence MDFKNKVLIIGYGAVSKCTLPILLRHVNIPLENITIVDFKDKSQDLKAYTTRGLRFLKRKITPENLTSILTETLGEGGLLVDLAWNIDAGEIVQWCHDHNVLYVNTSVEAWDPLGERYTASPVEKSLYYRQMKLRELTREWADSTTCVVDHGANPGLISHMTKQGLVDIAHKMIEDGLAEDPARFKRLIAEQKFNELAMEVGIKVIHCSERDTQISRFPKIVDEFVGTWCIEGLLEEGTAPAEIGWGTHEKELPPGAHVPTDGPKNAIMIHHMGINTWVRSWVPEQEIVGMVIRHGEAFGISDRWTVWKDGKAIYRPTVNYAYMPCDATIASLHELRGRNYELQSRVRIMNDREISEGSDILGALLMGHPYNSWWTGSILSIEEARKLAPGQNATTIQVALGVVSAVMWMIENPKKGFCLPDDLPHQFVLDIAKPYLGEFWSGPSDWTPLKNRTVYFRENPDNDFDRDDVWQFKNFLFVR
- a CDS encoding type III PLP-dependent enzyme, producing MTTTGSACGQDNAVSHMDRGSSEMFQALARKEGTPLFVIDHAKIRENYREFKKNFPKIQAYFAVKANSNPGIVKTLMDLGASFDVASMPEFMIVHNFIKDMPDKERQDFIWDRIIYANTIKPIETLEELNQYKPLVTFDNIEELKKIRQHAPQAGLVLRLRVPNTGSMVELSSKFGADPGEAVDLIKAAFDLGLVVEGLSFHVGSQCTNFENYVVALQISANIIEETEHRTGRKIRILDIGGGFPVKYNPEVRSIEELAVKLKAEIARLFPDDMEILAEPGRFLVANACTLVAKVVGKAYRDGKPCYYINDGVYHTYSGQVFDHCTYPVLAFKEGPRQISAVFGPTCDAFDTITLSAELPELDIGDLVYSVNIGAYSIASSTYFNGFPPAKVFHINQ